The genomic segment GTCCCAATAGGTCTGTGCAATTTCCCTATTTCTAGGTCACATAGTGAGTAGTGACGTACTGGTGTTGGTGTCACTTACTAACTGATGGCTCCTGCTTTCCCTGCCTCCCACTGGCGTTCTGCCTGCAAACATcacaagcagcagcagcagcaaccagcagtgcagagagggaGTTTATGTGCAgtatcagactggcccacagggataccaggaaaacttccggtgggcccaggtgtcagtggaccctcttgcttctaaacatttggtctatttcatggttattccctatttctttataggaaaaaatgctttataatgaaagaatatagtaagtagatataaaagactaggagaataaagaggttgagtgaggagagaaggaataatagtttggaaagtgggcccacggtctaaggctttctggtgggcccctggcatcccagtcccacactgcttatgtgtagggttgccaccttttcatgaaaaaaataccagcattcctatatatttatcttttttccctattaataacattggaatcaaccatcatttttactggccaggcaggtaaaatacgggccaggtggtaaccctacttaTGTGTATGACTGTGCCTGACAGTATCAGTCTAAGTGTATGTACCAGTTGTGCCCAGCTACACCTGCTCATTATGCCCTAGAGTCTAATATTCTGTCCATTACCCAAGGATGGGGTATTAACAATACAGAAGAAATGCCAAAATCGATTTCAGGAATCATGGGCTCTCACCCCAAAGGGAACCACAGCTCCCAGACCCGGTACataattaagttgggttgaaacaAAACCAAGATCCATCCAGTTCAACCCCTTGGTAGCTAATAACACCAGAGCCAGATTGGGAGAGGGTATCATTATCTGAAAAGACCCTTGTGTATGTATGTTTTCCGCCCCTGCTTACTATTATAGTTGGTGACGGCTCGAGGTGTGGCCCCAGTGTTTAAAGAAGGGGGCGTTAACGTTAAAAATGACCCTGCCCCCACGTGCTGCTTCTAGGGGAACTTTATACGCGCGGCTCCTACTCCGGGTGGAGGACGTTTCTGGACGTACAGGAAGTTACGCGGATTTACGTGATGGGAATGATGATCAGGTGTCTGCGTCTCCTCTGTGCGGCAGGTAATCTGCCTATTGGAATGTGCCCTTTTTGCTTGTGCCCTGACATCAGGGGTAAAATGTTGTTGATACAAAGGGGCATCGGACCTACAGGGAAGGTTGTCAGGGAAATGCCTATGGGCTGGAAGGGCAGATGTGGCTACTTCAGTGCAACCCCAAATTGTAACCTTGTATAATCGCTCCCCTCCATCCTATACTTATGTGCAGATCAATAGAGAGAAGGGCAATTGGGCTGAAGTATTGTTCCCCCCCCAGTATTAACTAATAACCTTCCCCCCAGTGGCCATGTGCAGAGATATATAGAAGAGGGCAATAGAGCTGGCATACAAATTGCCCTTATGTACCCTTCCCCCACAGTGGGTATTTGCAAATCCATAGTGAGAGGGAGATTTTATTTGCCcttatatcacccccccccccagtgaacaTGTGCAGATATATAGGGAGAGGAGGCAATGTGGAGCTGATGTACGATTTGCCCTTTTATCCCCCTCTCGTGGGTATTTACAGATATACAGTCAGGCCCATACATCTtcggacagagacaactttttcctaattttggttctgtacattaccacaatgaattttaaatgaaacaaatcagatgcagttgaactgcagactttcagctttaattcagtgggttgaacagattgcataaaaatgtgaggaactaaagcctttttttaacacaatcacttcatttcacgggctcaaaagtaattggacaaattaaaaaaaaaaactgaaaataaaatgttcatttctaatacttggttgaaaaccctttgctgccaataacagcctgaagtcttgaactcatggacatcaccagattctggggttcctactttttaatgctctgcccgGACTTTACTGCAGCggatttcagttgctgtttgtttgtgggcctttctgtccaagtttagtcttcaacaagtgaaatgcagctcaattgggtttagatcaggtgactgacttggccatccAATAATATTCCCATTCTTTgcattaataaactcctgggttgctttggctgtatgttttgggtgaTTGtctatctgtattatgaaacacctcccaatcaatttgactgcatttagctgatttgagcagacagtgtctctaaaCACCTCaaaattcattcagctgcttctgtcctgtgtcacatcatggataaacattagtgtcccagtgccactggcagccattcacacccaagccatcacactgtctCCACCATGATTTATAGAGATGtgatatgctttggatcatgagctgttccacaccttaaATATTGTAATAAGATATGAAGAGAGGGTCTCCATGAGGTAGAATACTTACTCACCACATGGGGGAAGTGGCCCAAgcgcaccgccctgagccctcggCATTGGGAGCAGACAACCGTAAAtgaatctggagcaggcactcaaataaaggcaatcttccatcaatagttgaaatgaagtaaaaatatttattgtgtcctctgctttacacatttcattttatacacacttaatcataggctgttcctagcctttctattcttgatgcttatgagtggcttgcaccttgcagtgtaccctctgtatttactttcatgcagtcttctctatatggtagacttggatatcgatatgcctacctcctggggagagttgttcacttgtttggctgttgtgaaggggtttttcttcaccatggaaatgattctgcgaccATCCATCACTGTTGTCACAgatctttttgcattgctgagttcaccagtgcttttctttctttctttctttctcaggatgttcCAAACTGTAGaatttgccactcctaatattgtagcaatttcttggatgttttttttcgtCTGTTTTTGCAGCTGAAGGATGGCttatttcacctgcatggagagctccttttaccgcatgttgtctgttcacagcaaaatcttccacatacaagcacccccctcaaatcaactccagggcttttatctgcttcattgataataacATAACGAATTTCCCatacctgcccatgaaatagtctttgagtcaatggtccaattacttttgagccgctcaaatgaagtgattgtgctaaaaaaggctttagttcctcacatttttatgcaatctttttgttcaacccactgaattaaagctgaaagtctgcagttcagctgcatctgagttgtttcatttaaaattcattgtggtaatgtacagaaccaaaattagaaaaaagatttatgggcctaactgtataggGAGATGGACTGTGTGGGTCTGAGATACTATTTGCCCAGTGGGTATGTGCAGATATATAGGGAGAGTGGCAGTGGGGTTGAAATACTATTTGCCCCATATAGTCTTCCCATAGGATGGAATAAGTAAAGTGAATTGTGTGCAAGCTACTGCTTTTCCCATTTTGCTGGAACTTGAATGAGGTTCAGTACTTGGGTCATGTGTGTGTCCCTGTACCAGTATATTAGTAGCCACAGCTTCTTTCCTCTCAGCCCATGGTGGCCACATTATTTCAGCCCTGGGTTGGAGGAGTTGCCTCTGTGTCATGTTGTCCCCCCTTAAGAGTCTACTTGTTCCTACAGGGAGAGGAATTCTGCCCTTCAGAGGTCTTGGCCCGCTTCCTGCACACAGACACATTCATTGCTCTCAATGTCTAGCCAAGTCTGCAGCTGAGCTGGATATGGAGGAAAGTGCAGAAGGAAGGGCAGAGACAGAAGAAAGCCTAAATGCAGCTTATACAGATGAGGAAGCAGACACGATCCTCCATGTTCTCAATACTGCCCCCCAGAGTGAGCTGGCTGCCATCAAACTGCTCAGGGGCAAGAAATCTGCCAGTATTGTCCAGTACAGGGAGCAGCATGGGCCATTCCTAGACCTGGATAGTGTTGTCCAAGTTCCACACTTCAAGCACAAAATCACAGTGAAAGTGTTTGACTCCATCCTCAGCCCTGTGGATAAAGACGCCAAGAAGGAGCGCCGGCCTGAGAGCAGAAGCAGCGTGAGGTTTATAAAGCCTGATGTACCCACAGAAAGGCTGCAGGTGGGTTTATCTTTATACTGGGGGGGTTAACTGGAGCATTGTCTGTGGATGTTCTTGTGCTACAAATGTCAGTATCCCATTGACAACATTATGGTATTGGGAAGTATTGGCTCATACTCCCAGACTGAATAAAGGGAGGAGTGCTCCCTTTTGTCCCTACAGCAGCAGTATTATTAGTACAGGTACTAAGCGTGTGCTTGGTAGAGTAAAAATAACCATTGGCTGCTGCCATTGCTGAGCTAATGAATTACAAATTGCCCAGTGGCCATGCTTAACAGTAAGGCCTAGGTTCAGGGAGGGAATGGGAGGTGCAGCAGAGTTGGAAAATGCCCAGTACTCATGCTCTACAAGTAAGGGTCGGGTGCTCTGGATATGCTCTGTTCCTCTGTAGCAGCCTGtgtggcccgaaacattgccatATTTTGAAGTCTACAATGAGCCAATAAACGGATGTGTGCTACAGCTACTTTGGACTCTGTAGAGACAAATACTAGAGACACCAGGGGGcatatttagcaagggtcgaattttgaattgaaaaaacttcgaaattcgaattcaaaaagaccaaccgaaattaagtccgttttttttttttggacgagCAGGTTCGTTTTTTATctaaataggtccgtattctccaaatttcgaatcgaaggaatagcacaatcaattgaaaaatcaaagttttttggttttttttgggaaaaatgttgaATCAAATTcggtccaccaattgactccaaataagttctaggaggtcccccataggctaaaacagcaattcggcaggttttagttggcgaatggttgaagttgaatttcaatattcaaatttttttcaaatttgaatcgaatttagaCCATTCCATAGTCcaactacacaaaaaatagctccaaattagaattttattcatttgaaaattcacctcgacctttgataaatctgcccccacgtgTGGAATTCTATACCCAAGAGATTGCTTTATGGAAGGGTTAGATCTCTTTTTAGCGAGAAAGGTTTCAGGAATGTTAACAGAAAATGGCCCTTGGGAGATAATTGGGTGGAGGGGGAATCTCTCTTAATTTGGGTCACATTAAATTTGAATCTGAGCCAATGTTGTCAGTACAGATTGGAAACGCCCAACTGCAGGGAAGCACATGCTGATTTGGTTCAGTTTATTTGGGTGGTGCATACTTCTCTGGGTACAGCAGTGTGTCTGACTATCACATGTCTTAGGGGTGGAATTTCTGTAGCAGTGAGACTTGCAAATGGGAAATCCCAAGCTCTGGACCCTGCAGGAAGCATAGAATTGGCCAAGCAAAGCTCAGAGTGGTTATTTTAAGGTGATGCAACTCTTTGCTGGTAACAAGGGAAATTGTGGTTGCTTAGTCTGGGATGCTAGTGTGTCCCATTCTGTTATTACAGGGACATTAACCATGAGAAGATGATTATTTTTGTTTGACACAGGTTTAGGAATTAAGTGCAATTTCTATAATTTGACTGTCTGCATTGATCATGGGATTTGAATGATTGTTTTAATAGATTAGGAGTTACAGACTGAAAGGACAGACTGTGAGGGGGATACACTGCATCAGGAGCCCAGATGGTTGAAACTGAAGGATTCTTTCCCCAGTATATGTACCTGTATGTACATGACCAGCTTACAGCACAGGCAGCAATAATAAACTGAGAAATGCCAGACCTTCAGTTAtagaatagtttgaatgcaaGAACAGCACTCTGCCTGAAAATGGGGAAGTTAAAACTTTTATATAAAATTCTCTCCTTTCTAGGCTACTGAAAGCATAGTATCCATTGTCTTTGGAATAAAGAAAATAGCCTGGGCCCACGTAAGCCGCTCCATGATGGTGCATGACTGGCAGCAGCAGGAATGGTACAGGTTTATGAAGGGGCCCTACTTTGCGCACATGTACCTGGAGGATGTAAGTAAAGCTGTAAAATTCTCTTATGTGTAACCCCCTTAACCTGTATTTGGGGGAAAGTTCTATGTATAGAGTAATTACTAGGAATCTCTCCCTCCGACAGGTCTCAGCAGTGGTTTCTAAGCTCCCAGTGGCAGATTTCTATGTTCTGGAAAAGCCTGGAATCTCCCTGCAGAACACCAGCCTGTTCCCAGTCATGTTACACATGCGCACAGTGGAAGCCATGCTCTACGCTATGCTGAACATGCAATACGAAGCTGATGGAGAGCACAGGGTACTAAGCATGGCAAGAAGCACGGTGGGGAAACACTTTGATATCATGGTGGGGGAATCACGCACCAGTGGTCTGGAGATTGCAAAGCAGCTGCTAACACACTCTGTCTCTCAGGAGGAGCCCAGAGTTCGATTCCCCCAAGACGCAATCTTCCATTATAGAAACCACTTACAGCCCAGAGGGCAGAACAGAAACGAGGAGCTGTGTGATGCTCTGCTGCAGGCTATTGCCTTCTATGAACTTGCTGTGTTCTAGGACTTCCCTGCACAGGCTCATTGGTGGGGAGCGTAGCTCTGCATTCACTTCCGTCCCTCGGCACTGTAATGAACTGGATCTGACACCATTCCAAAACACAGCTGCCCTGAAAGTATAACCTTATAGGGGTGGGGCTTCCCTGTCCTATAAGGAAGGGGCTCTCTTTCAAAACACCAATACATAGTTTAAGCTTCTGGAGGATGTACATAACATTTAGAGCTAGCTTATGCTATTACACCCCTGTCACTGAGTCCTACCTCCTGCTGTACAATCTGTGTCTAGAAATATATTGCCCATGCACAGGGATTGCAGCAATCACACCCAGACTTCCAGGAGGGTAATCACCAATAGTCTATGTGCACCCACCCCCTTCCTTCTGAAGAACAGAGGGGCACAAAGTAACTGCAGTGCTGGCAGTGGGAGAGTGAACAGTTGCGCAGGTTAATGGCAGCATGACATCAATTGATGTCCGGACATGAGACAGCAAGCTTGTGGGCAGTGTAAAAGACTACCTTTGAAGGAAGCACAAGTATACTAATTTGACAAAGTAACTGCTGCCTAGCGAATGATAACAGGAAAAAAGCAGCttattttgtaaaacatttaatattattaaaaggCTGCACACAATTTCATAAAATGCATTTGTATGATACAAGGCGCGTGTCAGACAATAGTGTTTCCCAGCTGGAAATTCAGCCAGGATCTGCTTTATAAACTGTACAAAGTGATTTTTACATTCCTATACATATCTAGTATATTACAACACACTTCTCATCACTCACCCAGCAGGCACACATTATACTATTAGTTTCCAACATGGAATATTGCGTGAGTACACATGCTGCTGTATTCAGAAGACCAGCCTTTTTCTGTACTGTGCCTACAGAAGTAAACATTAGCCTGTGACTTATCAGGAACAGACAAGTTGCCGCACTATATTTAAGAACACTGTCTAGGGGTGCTGTATTTTTGAAACACTTCCACAGCTGCAAGTAGATCTGCTGAGAGCTGCACATGGCTGAGTGGGACATTACTGCCCAGGTTGGGATTGTCGCCCTGTTTGAGTAATGAGTAAACAGTGTACAAACCCTAAACACACGGATATGAAGGAGAAAAGTTGGTTCCTCTAGTCACACAGGTGACTGATTCTGCTAACACCTGATTGCTCCACACTTACACTATTTTAATCATAGCTCAGTCCACCAGGAGTTACGATGTACCCCATAAACACATCTGGCTTgcagtaatattattattagaacTTGTACAGAATTTAAATTCTGAGACTCCAGTATCTCCAATACTAGTAATGAGCTACAGGGTGAAACAGATCTACAATAATGCTTCATGTTACAACACAGGCTAGTTTTGGAGATTGATTTGAAGGCAAAATGTCAgccttaaagaataagtaaacctttcaaatacGTGATTGTAAAATTGATGCAGGTGCTTttcaaagcacttttgcaatgtatattcattttctttttggaATTCTAAGATACATGTActtaacatgaatgaattgttacaacagcgccacctgctgataattttctgaccaccaagtagtcaaggaagttgtcaggagaaagaaagagggctgctctgatgttcttctggttaggaaagatttgagaaaggtttaatTGTTTTCCTAACTAGAACATCAGACCGGCCCGCTTTCTTTCTccggacaacttccttgactactaggtggtcagaaaatgaccagcaggtggcgctgttgtaacaaaattaatttatgctaacagtaaatgtatcctttaatatcttggaattaaaaaaaataaaggtacaCTGCAAAAGTGTTTCGAATAGCACTCACGTCAATTTTACAttagttttaaaggtttactgatcctttaattctGGAAGCACTGGGCAACTCCCAGCAAAAGTACAGAGCACTGCAAATACAATGCCATAAAACAGACAGGCTATTTTGGTGCTGGAGGGCTGTAGAAATAGTGTTGGCAGTGTTGTAGGTCCCTGGGCGACatccaaaaaattagtgttttgtcCCTAAAAATCCATATCACAAAGCACCAATTGTTCCTGTATAGTTAAAGCACATTAGGGAAAGTCTGCTGCCAAGCTGCTCACTGTTGCTTTAGATAATTCTAGATGAATGCCTTCAAAATAATGGAGAAACCTGggacaaaagaataaaaaaaattagtctCTTCCAAGCTGGCAACATTGATAACAACCCTAGTCCTGTTCTAGCCCCACAGGTGCTGAAACTGGGGAGATCTAGAATTGGAAGAGGAAGTGCAGCCTCGTTAGCATGACCTGCAGTGTGAGGTGGTTTATGAGAACGATACCCACCTTCTTTTAGTCTTCTCTTGCTCTTTCAGTCGTTGCAAGCGACAGATACAGCGCATAGCAGGAAGGTACTCTGTTACATTGGCTTGCCTGTTGCCCAGACCAAAGAAAGATCTGCTGGACAGAACTGTCCTAACCACAGACATCCTCTTCTCTGCCACACTGCAACACAAACAGGAACAGTACAATGCATAGGTTGTCTCTTCAAGCTAGTTTTACTCCTTATCGCTTTAATTCTCACCTTTTATAGTCTCACCCACTCCCCTGCCTCTGCTATGGTTTCACCCACTTCACCTTCGCTTGCTATAATTTTGCCTACTTGACAAGTTTTACTTCACATGCACCAAAACAGCCCAATAATGGGTAACTAGCCCTCAAAACCGAGCAACATCTTCACCCCCAAACTGCACAGTGTTTCCCTAATCACACCGTCCAACTTATCCAAATAACACCAATCTCTTTAAAAAGGATGCATATCTTTAAATGTAACACCCAGAAGGTTATGAATTACCTGGAACTGGCTGCACTCTGGCAGAAGCAGACATTACCCCTCTCTTCAGACACATGCAAAGTGAGTGCCTTGGTGGGGTCGTGGCTGGCTGCTGTGCAGGCTTCAAGTGAAGTATCAATGGCTGTTGAGAGCTTAGACAAACATTTCTGAAAAGCAAGTGTTTCTATGGTTGCTCGGACTTCCCCGGAGCTCTGGCTGTTGCTCCAGTCCCTGGTCTCTACTCTCAGCCCATCACACAAGCCGTCCTTTATTCGACTTTCTGTCCAGTTGGCGTTACCAAAATCTGCTTGGTCCTTGGGATTATATGTAAAGCAATCTATCTGGGACATATTGTCAACAAAGTCTGCAAGTGACCCCAGGCAGCGGTAAACTAACCGAGAGGCCTTCTGCTCCTCCTGACTGAGTCTGTGCCTTTCAGGGGCAGGTTGTGTGCCTTCTGATTTCTCTCTATCAGCTTCAGGAAGGTCTTTCTGCCCTGTCTCCTCTTGGGATTGAATGCCAGATACCAAGCTAAGCATTTCATCGACAGAATCACTATCAAACAAATCACTGTCATTAAAGAGTAGAAgcttctttctctttttcatcTGCGCCGACACTTTCAGTGGGCTCTCATCAGCCTTGTCATTCTTATCAAGCCCTGCTGAATTCTCAGGCAAGGGGGGCAGCAGAGTTGGCAGTTGAATATTAACTGGCAGTGGAAGGAGGAATTCCAGATTACTCAGTGTAAAATACACATTGTTCATCTGAAACTCTGTAAGCAAGCGCTGGAGCACATTCCTTTCTTGTGTCTGGGGAACGTGATTCTAGAAAGACAAACATTAATATGAGCTGCACAATAGGAAGTGCTACCCAGACAAGCAAACTAGCACATAAGTTTAATTCAAggcactcttaaaggagaactaaggttAAAATACAAATGCAGACAATCTAACCCAGCGTTTCAGGACAGGGAGTAATTGGCAACATTTTGGGACTGTTTTGTAatcatgcctttccttctcctttaaaccagcaCATGAAAGCTAATGCAGACA from the Xenopus laevis strain J_2021 chromosome 9_10L, Xenopus_laevis_v10.1, whole genome shotgun sequence genome contains:
- the tefm.L gene encoding transcription elongation factor, mitochondrial translates to MGMMIRCLRLLCAAGRGILPFRGLGPLPAHRHIHCSQCLAKSAAELDMEESAEGRAETEESLNAAYTDEEADTILHVLNTAPQSELAAIKLLRGKKSASIVQYREQHGPFLDLDSVVQVPHFKHKITVKVFDSILSPVDKDAKKERRPESRSSVRFIKPDVPTERLQATESIVSIVFGIKKIAWAHVSRSMMVHDWQQQEWYRFMKGPYFAHMYLEDVSAVVSKLPVADFYVLEKPGISLQNTSLFPVMLHMRTVEAMLYAMLNMQYEADGEHRVLSMARSTVGKHFDIMVGESRTSGLEIAKQLLTHSVSQEEPRVRFPQDAIFHYRNHLQPRGQNRNEELCDALLQAIAFYELAVF